The genomic DNA CGTAATAGGCCGCAACtgccgccttctccaaggGCCGAAAACAAACCCTGCCAGTATCTACAGGATCCGTGACAAGCTAGCAGCGGGCAAGGAGCATCACGAAACCATTCTCAACTACAGACGGAGGCGGCTTCCCGTTCATGAACCTCCTCATGTGCGCCCCGTTGCTCGACAGCCAAGGGGTAACGCGGTACAGGATTGGCGCCTAGATTCTGACAACAGCCCAGAAACCAACCCTTTTTCAccccagcttcccctccgtcacctcGCTGAGGTGTTGACCGCCCTAGAAATCGAAATTGTCCGCaaccacggcggcggccgTCACTCCCCCGCCCACGAGGACGAAACACCCAACTGGGCCAAACCCGAcgacaaccccatcccccgaCCCCCCTTCCAATCCCCCCTCTCAGCCGACATGGAAGAGCTGTCTGACCTGTCAGGGGGTAAGCTACGGGGATCTACTCCcactgcctcctcctccgcccctacccctccctccgcacTCTTTTCACGTCACTTTCCCTCCGTCTCCCAGGGATCCTCCAAACACCTGTTCTCTCTCGCATTGGCGGGTCTGACAGGGTAAGGCAGGAGTTGGAGCAAAGGTTtaaggaggggggtggtgttgtcacGGCaaaggtgaggtggttgacGAGGTCagcggaggggaggacgaggtggtaCATTGTACGCCGTTGGTGGGGAGTaatgggagggtgggggtttggatGGTGGTATTGTGGATGAtcaggagatgggggttgggaatagggaagggagggggagggtggcgcCGGTGGTTGAGCCGGGGGTTTTGAGGGGATGACAACAAGAggtgagaggggggggtgggagggggggtatgaTGCGATTGGTTTGGCGAATTTGAGTCATTTGGATTTGAGTTTGCCGCCTGGTCATCATggggagaatggggggaTATCACGGGGAGGTGAGATGGGTGGGGCtgaggggtgttgttgtcatGATGGGACTGTCATGTTTTGTaggaggtgaggggttgAGTCAGTCTCTTTGGAGGCTTGGGATGAAATGATATCAATGTGTTCAAGGTAGGATTTGAATTTAACTGAGAAAAACATCTTTGTCAATGAGGTTCTGAAACGGTATATGCGTTTACAAAAGGATAGTGTAGCAGTGTATGCACAGTTGGTGATTGGTCCAGATATTTTCAGTAAGACGAGTGAGCAGTGGTTAGGTGTTTACCAAACGACCGACATTCAAGGGTTTATTTCATATCCAATCATGTCAGCAAGATCTAACAACCCTACCCCCAGCCATATAGTCTGCAGACAATCATGTGTTTGTAATGATTTGTATAGTCTCTCCCCATCACATGTTAAAAAACCATTCGAACTCCCAGTCCAGCTAGAAagcccaacccatcccattCCTGACCCCATAGCCTGACCTTGAACGCCCTACCAACCTTGTCCAACCATTTACCCTTTACAAAAGAAATTTCATGATGAGAGAAAAACTACCAAATatcactccccctcccaatctcAATCTCGGCATAATATCTATTCCCCCTTTGCTGCTGTGCCAACTGCTGTGCCGGCTGAGACGATGATCCGCCCGAGAAGCGTTTTCTtctgctcttcttcccctgtTCGTGTGGTGGTAACCCCCCCGAGCTGGGCTGCGATCCTCCCCCTGAACCAGACAACGACCTCTCCCTAAAAGTCCGTTtatcttggtggtggtagtggtgatgctggtggtAATACTGGATGTCGCTCTCCTCGTAGCTTTCCATTTCTTTGGGGTGGGTATTGTCGTCTTCACCTGATGAGGAATCATCGTCGTAGATTTGATCGTGGGGGTTGCGAATCCtcttgggtttggggtgcttttgcgggggagaggggaggttaggagggggttggtagTGGGAGGGAAATGCCAAGGGGCCGGAGATGGTGGCGTTTTGTTttccggggagggggttggagttggaggtggagaggagcagtttggggggttgtttacGGGTTGGCggcaaggagggggaggtggtgttgaggtttaAAGGGGAGGGGCGTTGGGATCGGGGGTTGGTTTTCGGGTTCTTGGGGGAAGGTGAAATGAGGAAGGGGTTCctgttgaggagggttggacggtggtgttggttggggagaagaaTTGCTTGATACTGGCATGCCGCGGACCATGGCCCTGGGGATGTAGGCTGGGTGAGTGGGCATTGCGCCGCCGGGTCCGGAGCTGGAGTTGGTGCTTAGCGGGGAGAAAGGGTAGGCGGCCTTTTCGGGGGAGTAGCTGTAAGAGCTGCTGGCTttgtgatgttggtgttgttgttgttgttgttgttgttgggggctATGGATTTTGTAGTCGAGTGTATATGACACCGCGGGGATGGCACCACCGCGGgagacatcctcctcggagTCGGTTCGGTAGAGGTCGTCTTCTCGGTCATATTGGCGGTTTCGTCTCCAGTAGAGAACGAAGAGGCCGGCCGCGCCGATAAAGATGGCTCCGGATCCGCAGGCGATTCCTGCTATGGCTCCAGGAGTGAGGCTGGTACTGGGCTCGGCGTCCCGTTGCCGGATATGGGACGCCATATTCATAGACTAAACTGCTCGTGATCAAGCAGCCTGTTCTATTCGTAGAGGCAACTAACTCAACTCTCCTTCACCCGGCAGTCCCAAAATAGAGGACATAGGATCGGGAATATATCAAGCGTGAATCCTgcaagagagaagaagaaagcaaggcttgaaaagaaaagcagcCACTGGGCTGGACATGGTTAGTATACCTCACTTGAGATGGTGGGGAAGATGGCCAATACAGATTACCTAGCCCTGCTCATGCAGTTGGTCTTTGCTCGCCACCGATTGTAGGCCTGGTCGGTAGCACAGCACAATTACTTGACAGTGAATAAACACCAGAAAGTAGCACCGTCCAACTTACACGCAGGCGACTGGCCATCCACAGACCTTACAGCGGTTCCATCCCTCAACATGAGCCAGAGAGAAGCTCGCTGAACATGCCATCTCTGACCCTGTTCTTCATCCTGAATTGCTCACCTTTTGCTTGGATTGTACCCAGATGAGACCTCACACTCGACGCACTGGGTCGTTGGCAGCCTCGAGGACCTCGCTCGGAAAGCCGTGTCGTCCGTCTATCGGGCTTGGGCCAGGGCGACAACCCAATCACGGCAAGCacagggaggaggaaacCGACAGGCAGTGTGGGAGGGTCGATGCAACCACCGACTAGCCAATGGCGCCACGGTCAGATTTGTTTCACGGGCGCGTAAAACTGCTGACGGATAGTCCCGGACAATGCTGAATGGCCAGACAAGCGAAACATTTCTTGTCGTCCTGCGAGGATCTACCGGTGTTTTTCCCCAGGctcgaagaagagggagggtaGCCGTCGGACCTGACAGTCCAATGACAGCCAGTGGAAGCCAGAGCtggggagagagagcgaggTTGACCAACGGAGAGAGATGGTTGAGTGGTACTGGGAAACAAGCTTCCAAACTGTTGAGCTGAACTTCACGTCTTCTCCCGCGGAAAATCATCCCATGTTGTTGGACTCGTTGAACGGCCGAGAAGAGCtaggaagaggagcaagagAGCTAGCAACGGGAGGCATCGCTTGGCTTTGCCCAAGACAAAGCTTGGCAGGTGTGTACACCCCCGGTGATCACCAACCTTATCGTACGCTAGGCATTTTCCAATCTTTTTCCCACCAGGGGCATATTTTGATGCAGGACATtcacccacccactca from Podospora pseudoanserina strain CBS 124.78 chromosome 2, whole genome shotgun sequence includes the following:
- a CDS encoding hypothetical protein (COG:T; EggNog:ENOG503NWYG), which gives rise to MNLLMCAPLLDSQGLPLRHLAEVLTALEIEIVRNHGGGRHSPAHEDETPNWAKPDDNPIPRPPFQSPLSADMEELSDLSGGKLRGSTPTASSSAPTPPSALFSRHFPSVSQGSSKHLFSLALAGLTG